TGTTTCTCGCGCTGATCGTGCTGGTGCCGCCGCTGCCCGCCGTCCAGGTGACGCGGTTGGCGGTCCTTGGCGACCTGTTTCGCAGTGCCGGTGTCCGGGTCGGGCTTGTTCTGACGTTCCTCATAGTGATGGCGCATTTCGGGACCTACACCTATGTGACCCCTTTCCTGCAGCAGGTCACTCGGGTGAGCCCCGGTTTGATCACCACGTTCCTGCTCGCGTACGGCATCGCCGGCATCGTCGGTAATTTCATCGCGGGTGTGACGGTGACACGGAGCCTGCGGGCCACGTTCGTCGTCAGCGGCTGCATGCTCGCCGGCGCGACCCTGCTGCTTCCGGTCCTCGGCAGGGGAGACATCGGTGCGATCGTGCTGCTCATCGTGTGGGGGTTGGCCTACGGCGCCGTCCCGGTCTGCTCGCAGACCTGGTTCTCCACCTCGGCCCCCCACGCGCCGGAGGCGGCCTCCATCCTCTTCACCTCATCCTTCCAGGCCACCATCGCCATCGGCGCTCTGCTCGGAGGTGTCGTGGTGGACGCGGCCTCCCCCTCGACCGTCATGGTGCTCGGCGGAACGATCGCGATCCTCATGGTGCTGACGGTCACCGCCGGCCGAGCCGCACCCGAAGCGGCGCGACCACGGTGAGACCGGCGCGGTCGGGGTGGTCGGGGCGGGTTTGTGTCGGTGGTGGCCGTTACAGTCGCCGATCACTGTTGCCCTTCTGCTGAGGAGACCGGATGACCGAGCCCGACGTGACGATGGCCAGGATCGGCGAAGGTGTCGAGCTGGGCCAGCGGGGTGAGCGAGAGGCCGCCCGGGAGCTGTTCTCCGAGTTGTGGGAGGAGATCGGGGTGACGGGCGATCCCCTGCATCGGTGCGCTCTCGCCCACTCGATGGCCGACGTCCAGGATGAGGTGAAGGAGGAGCTGCTCTGGGACCTTCGCGCCCTGGAGGCGGCCGACCTGGTGACCGACGAGCGGGCTCGGCAGGCGGGTGTCGTCGGTCCCGTGAGCGGTTTCTATCCCTCCCTGCACCTCAACCTGGGCGACGCCTACCGCAGGCTCGGCGATCTCGACCGGGCGCGTGACCACCTCGAACGCGGACGCGCCACCGTTGACGTACTCGGTGATGACGGCTACGGGCAGATGATCAGGCAGGGGCTGGACCGGCTCGCCGATCGCCTGACGACGGTGTGACGACTCGATTTCCCGCGAACGAATCAGATCAACCATGCCGGCGGTGTCCAGCCCCGGAACGGCCGGGAACTCGACCGGTAGCCTCGGCCGGGCGTACCGCGATCCGGACCTGGCCGGGTCCGGGCCGGGGTGCGTCGAGTTCGACGGCCCGGAGTACGTCGGGACCGCCGTACTCGGAGGAGACGACGGCCCGGTACATGTCTTTCCCGCCCTGGTTCAGCGTGGCTCGGGCCGAACTCCGCGGTGCTCGAGCGCCCACTCCGTGACGCGGCGCAGCAGGGTGGTGGCGACGGGAGGCGGGGAGGGGAGGAGTACGGTCGCGTGGAAGGCGTGCGGCATGCCCTCGTAGATGTCGAGCCGGACGTCCCCTCCGGCGGCGGAGACCGCCTCGGCGAAGCGCCGCGCGTCGTCGAGCATCACCTCTTTCGAGCCCACCGCGAGCAGCAGCGGCGGCAGCCCGTGGAGGTCGCCGTGCAGGGGGGACTGGGGCGCCAGGTCCGGTCGCTCCCCGGCCAGATACTGGGTGCGGACGTGGTCGAGCACGGCCCGGTTGACGATGTCCTGGCCGTCGTTGGCGTCGATGGACGGGCTGGACAGGGTGAGGTCGGTCTGCGGGGAGACGGCCAGCGCCGCCGAGGGGAGGGGATCACCCGCCTGCTTGAGCACCAGCAGCGCCGACAGCACCAGCGTGCCCCCGGCGGACTCACCGGCCAGGATGATCTGTGACGCGGGCACGCCCTGGTCGAGCAGGCCGCGGTAGGCGGCCACCGCGTCGTCGAGCGCGGCCGGATACCGGTGGGCGGGGGCGAGCCGGTAGTCCACCGCCAGAACGGGGCGACCGGTCGTCTGGGACAGGCGGTACGCCATGACCTGCTCCAGGTGGGGGTTCTTGTACTCGAATCCGCCTCCGTGCAGGTAGATCGTCACCCCCTTCTCGACCGCGGCCCGGCCCGCGGTGATCCAGGTGCCGGGAACGCCGCCGGTGCGCGGCAGGACGGGCGTGAGGTCGGCGTCGGCGGGCAGGGCGGGGGGACGGGAGTGCAGGGTCCTGAGCTCCGACAGGGCCTCGGCGCTGTCGGCGGGCGTGCTGGGGATGCGTGTGATGTTCACGATGTGCTCCCTTTCGGGCAAGCGGGCGGGCAGGCGGCATTCGGGCGTGTCCGGCCTGCTCCGGGCGCGGGTGAGGTCGCTGGGGTGCGCGCTGGTGGCGTGGGTGAGGACGCCGTACGCGCGCGGTGGTGGTGATGGGCCCGTGGTGCGGGCAGCGCGAAGCCATCGCGCGCCGAGCCGGTCGCGGACATGAAGGGCATGAGGTCTCGATGACCACGCGGGGACAACGGGACGTCAGCCGGTCACCGACCCGTTGGATTCGAGCCCGTTGGATTCGTGAGGGGCTCGCGGGTGACGGTGGCGCTCAAGCACCACCGGGCGCGGGGACGGCGCGCGGGCGCTGTGCGGTCAGGCGCTGCCTGTGAAGTGTGAAGTCACGACGTCATCCCTTGCTACGGCGCCTCCATGCCACCGCCGTCCTCCCGGCCGGTGGCACGCGACATGCACGTCATTACAGGGCTTCGCGACGAGCGCTGTCAAGGCGCGGTGTTTCCGCCGTGCTGTTCGCCGGAGGAGGCCCGGCTCTGTTCGCTGGAGGAAGTCCGGCGCTGTTCGCCGGAGGAAGTCCCGCTTTGTCCGCTCGGTGGAAGCTCGGCGCTGTTTGCCGGAGGAGGCCCGGCGGGGCCGCGGTGACCGTACGGTCGGGTGCATGAGCGTTGAAGATCGGAAGGCCGGCGGCGAGGAGAGGAACGCCCGTCGTACCGGCTACCGGGCGTGGGGCCGGGACGTGCCGGGCGGGACATCCGGGAAGCCCCGGACGCGCGGGTGGGTTCTCGCGTCGGTCTCCGTGCTGGTGGCGGGGCTGCTGGCGTTCCCCGCCGTCGTGCCCAACACCGTGGGCAATCTCGGCAGCCTGCTGGAGACCTTCCTGCCCTGGGTCGGCCTGGCCGTTCCCGTACTGCTGGGGCCGGCACTGCTGCGCCGTTCGGCCCTCGCGACGGTGTCCCTGGTGCTGCCCGCGGTGGTCTGGGGCGTGGTCTTCGGCGGCCGGTCGCTGCCCGCCGACCGGGGGGCGGCGGGCGACCTGGCCGTGCTCCAGCACAACGTCGGCGAGGAGAATCCCGACCACGCGGGGACGGCGCGGGCCCTGGCGCGGGCCGGGGCCGACCTCATCGCCCTGGAGGAACTGACGCCCGACGCCCTGCCCGTCTACGAGGACGTCCTCGCGTCCGGCCACCCCCACCGTGCGGTCGTGGGCACCGTCGGCCTCTGGTCCAGGTATCCGCTGGCGGACTCGCGGCCGGTGGACATCAGGCCCGCGGACGTCGGGCCCGACTGGAACCGCGGACTGCGGGTGACCGCGCGGACGCCACACGGTGAGGTGGCCGTGTACGTCGCCCACCTTCCCTCGATCCGTATCCGGCCGTCGGACGGTTTCGGGTCCGGCCGCAGGGACGAGAGCGCCGCCAAGCTGGGGGCGGCCGTCGCCTCGGAAACACTGGACAGGGTCGTCCTGCTGGGTGACCTCAACGGCACCCTCGACGACCGTGGCCTGGCCCCGCTCACCTCCCGGATGGTCTCGACGCGGCAGGGGTTCGGTTTCAGCTGGCCCGCCGCTTTCCCTCTCGCCCGTATCGACCACGTCATGACCCGTACGGCGACCCCCGTCGCCGCCTGGACCCTGCCCGCCACCGGCAGCGACCATCTGCCGCTCATGGCCCGCGTCGAGCTCTGACACCCGGCGGGCGGCCGTGTTCGTGCCGGACCGGACGAGCGGCGACCGTTAGGCCGGGCGGGTCGCGGGCGGAACCGGTCAGCTCTGTACGGCTCGCGCCAGCGGTGTCGAGCCTTCGGGGGAGAGCGGGTCGGTGAGGATGACGGGGAGCTGGGCCATGAACCTCGGCTCGGTGCCCAGGTGCTCCTGCGCGGCGTGCACGGTGAACGGGTGCACCAGGTATATGTCTCCGGGCTGCCCGGTGGCGTGGGCGATCGGCCGCTCCGTGCTGGCCCGCTCGACCATGCCGCCCGCCTCGATGAAGTCGAACACCCCGTCGCCGAGTGCCCCGGCCGTGTCGCGCTGGGAGCCGACCCTGATCCGGGTCGGCGCGTCGTCCGGGCCGATGTCGGAGAACAGGATCAGTAGCAGCATGGTCTCGGGCCTGCCGCTGACCGCCCAGGTGCCGTCGGGACGGCCGAAGTTGGCGTCGATGTGCCAGCCTCGGTCGTCGGCGGGCGGCACGTTGGGGAAGCGGATCGGGACCATGCCGACCGTGTAACGCGGTGCCCACCCACCCGCGCCGCAGATCTGGTCGAGCGCCCCGGCCAGCCGGGGCGAGCGGACCGTCTGCCCGAGGGCACCCTCACCGGTGAGGTCCGTGGCCCAGACCACCGGCTCGGTCCAGCCCGCCGGATCGTCGGGGGAGAGCCCTGTCTGCCGCCAGAGCAGCTCCCGGGCCTGATCGCCCACCTCGCGGGGGACCGCGGCCTCCAGCTTGACGAACCCGTCGGAGACGAAGCGCTGGATCTGTTCTGTGTCGAACGGGTGCATGCGGAGCACGTTAGCGGTCTCTCCGCATTCACTTCCACGGGATTTCCACCGGGCGTACGCGGCGAGGTTCTCCGCCGTCGTCCCGCGCCTGGGCGAGCCGACCGGCCACGAACGCCTCCATCGCGTCCGGTGCGGCCAGGAAGGGGTGCGCGGCCAGCGCCTTGTCGGTGATGGCCAGCACCGCGTAGGGCGTGTAGGCGAGGTGGAAGGTCCGGCTGCGTTCGTCGGTCGGGATGGACTCGGTGAGGATGGCCTCCAGCACCTCGCGCGGCCGGCGCGTCCCGGCCAGTTTCGCCTTCAGCCGCTCCGCCATCTGCTCCGCGAGCCGCACAGGGGCCGTCGCACGGCCCCGCTCGCACCGGCGGATCAAGTCCCGTACCGGTGGATCGGTCTCCTACCGGCGGATCGGCGCGGATCAGTGAGGTGAGCCGGTGGACACCGCCCCGGTGTCGATGAGGCGGACCAGTTCCGGAAGGACCGTGCCCAGGGGAGCGTCGACGGTGAGTGTCGCGTAGCCGTCACCGCGGGTCGGGCCCTGGTTGACGATCGCCACGGGGATGCCGCGCTTCGCGGCGTGCAGCACGAACCGGCGGCCCGACATCACCGTCAACGACGACCCGAGGACCAGGAGCAGGCGCGCTCCCTCCACCAGGGCGAAGCATTCGCGCACCCGCTCCGCCGGGACGGTCTCCCCGAAGAAGACGACGTCTGGCTTGAGCATCCCTCCGTCGCACGCCCGGCATCCGACCACCTGGAAACCGTCTATCTCCTCGTCCGGCAGTTCGACGTCGCCGTCCGGGTTGATCGCGGTGGGCAGGGCGCCGAAGCGCGGGTTCGCCTGGGTCAGGCGGTGGTCCAGCTCCTCGCGCGGGCTGGAGTGGCCGCAGCCCAGGCAGACCACCTCCCGCAGGTTGCCATGCAGCTCGATGACGGAGCGGGCGCCGCCCGCCTGGTGCAGGCCGTCGACGTTCTGCGTCACGATGCCGGACACCAGGCCCCGCCGCTGGAGGGACGCGACCGCGTGGTGGCCGCTGTTCGGCGCCACCCGGGTCATCGCCCGCCACCCGATGTAGCTGCGGGCCCAGTAACGTCGCCTGGCCACCGGGTCGCCGGTGAACGTCTGGTAGGTCATCGGGGTGTGCCGGGCCATGGTCCCGCCCGGCCCCCGGTAGTCGGGGATCCCCGACTCCGTCGATATCCCGGCGCCGCTCAGCACCACGACGTCGCCCCCGGCCAGCAGCCCCGCCAGCGTGCTCGTACCCTCGCTCACCCCTCCATGCTGCCTCACCCCGTATGCCGGGCGGACTCAGGGGGTGGCGGTGCTCGACATGGCGGCGTGAGATGGGACGAGGACTCCTCCTCTCACTCCTCCCCGGAGAACCTCTCCCAGGCTGACTGCCGTGCCATCCCCAGGGCCGCGCCGATCCTGGACCACGTGACGCCACGGTCACGCAGGCGGTCGACCCAGATCCGCAGGTTCGCGTCGACCTGGGCGCTCACCGACGCGATGCGAGGCAGAAGTTCGAGAATCTGCTCGTCGGTCATGGTGTCCGGCCAGGGGATCTCGGCGGACGTCGAGGACTCGGACGCCGCGCCGAGCACGAGGTTGCACAGCTCCACGCACTCGTTGCAGATGTACACGCCGGGGCCGGCGACGACCCTGTCCACGTCGTCCTTGGCTTTCGCGCAGAAAGAGCAGTGAATCGCCTGATTGGCGAGAGACGGAGCCAGCATGTGGTCCTCCCGGGATGATCGTTGTCAGGTCGTACCTGACGTGAATCTACGCCGTCAGGGGTGGCCTGACAAGAGGGGGTTACCCCTGGGGTGGCGGATCTCCCCTGTGGCTTTCGCCTGGACATCGAGACCTATGACGTGTTGAGGCGAGATGATCATGCGATCCGGCGGATACTTGCCGTCATCGGGGTATCGGAGGGCGGTGAGAATGTGCGCCTGCACGCGGACGGAACGCTTCTGGTCGGGCATGGGGCATGGGTCTCACTGGAGGGCATGCCGGCATCCGACAACGCCAAGACCCAGGTCGTACGTCTTCCGGCCGCTCACACCCTGGATCGCCGCGGGCTTCGCCTGATGTTGAGAACCTATGGAGTCCGCAGGTCGACTCCCGTACCGGACGTGGACGCATGGGGAACGTCATGAGCGGGCCGGGTGAGGTCCCCGGGGAGGGAAATAAGGCGGTCCCCTCGCTGGCCGTTTTCGCCGGCTATCTCAGGGGGGCCGGATGGGTACTCGACGACGATGACGGCCGGACCACACTGTGGCGATCCCGCCTGTCCGATGCGGAAACGAACGTGCGAGTCGTCCTTCCGGTCAGCCAGGAAGTTCGTGACTACGCCGGTCGTATCAATGAGG
This region of Streptosporangium sp. NBC_01495 genomic DNA includes:
- a CDS encoding MFS transporter, which codes for MPTITTSTAASAVPARSPLIGWLAVVSVMSGIFSIVTAEILPIGLLTSIGSSFDISDGAAGLMMTIPGILAAIAAPAVTVATGRLDRRLMLCALMLLLAVANFLAAAAPAYWVMVISRVLVGLVIGGFWSIGAGLAVRLVRTERVGTATAVIFSAVPLGSVLGVPAGTLIGHLAGWRTAFVVMGVMTVGVFLALIVLVPPLPAVQVTRLAVLGDLFRSAGVRVGLVLTFLIVMAHFGTYTYVTPFLQQVTRVSPGLITTFLLAYGIAGIVGNFIAGVTVTRSLRATFVVSGCMLAGATLLLPVLGRGDIGAIVLLIVWGLAYGAVPVCSQTWFSTSAPHAPEAASILFTSSFQATIAIGALLGGVVVDAASPSTVMVLGGTIAILMVLTVTAGRAAPEAARPR
- a CDS encoding tetratricopeptide repeat protein, coding for MTEPDVTMARIGEGVELGQRGEREAARELFSELWEEIGVTGDPLHRCALAHSMADVQDEVKEELLWDLRALEAADLVTDERARQAGVVGPVSGFYPSLHLNLGDAYRRLGDLDRARDHLERGRATVDVLGDDGYGQMIRQGLDRLADRLTTV
- a CDS encoding alpha/beta hydrolase; its protein translation is MNITRIPSTPADSAEALSELRTLHSRPPALPADADLTPVLPRTGGVPGTWITAGRAAVEKGVTIYLHGGGFEYKNPHLEQVMAYRLSQTTGRPVLAVDYRLAPAHRYPAALDDAVAAYRGLLDQGVPASQIILAGESAGGTLVLSALLVLKQAGDPLPSAALAVSPQTDLTLSSPSIDANDGQDIVNRAVLDHVRTQYLAGERPDLAPQSPLHGDLHGLPPLLLAVGSKEVMLDDARRFAEAVSAAGGDVRLDIYEGMPHAFHATVLLPSPPPVATTLLRRVTEWALEHRGVRPEPR
- a CDS encoding endonuclease/exonuclease/phosphatase family protein; the protein is MSVEDRKAGGEERNARRTGYRAWGRDVPGGTSGKPRTRGWVLASVSVLVAGLLAFPAVVPNTVGNLGSLLETFLPWVGLAVPVLLGPALLRRSALATVSLVLPAVVWGVVFGGRSLPADRGAAGDLAVLQHNVGEENPDHAGTARALARAGADLIALEELTPDALPVYEDVLASGHPHRAVVGTVGLWSRYPLADSRPVDIRPADVGPDWNRGLRVTARTPHGEVAVYVAHLPSIRIRPSDGFGSGRRDESAAKLGAAVASETLDRVVLLGDLNGTLDDRGLAPLTSRMVSTRQGFGFSWPAAFPLARIDHVMTRTATPVAAWTLPATGSDHLPLMARVEL
- a CDS encoding phytanoyl-CoA dioxygenase family protein — translated: MHPFDTEQIQRFVSDGFVKLEAAVPREVGDQARELLWRQTGLSPDDPAGWTEPVVWATDLTGEGALGQTVRSPRLAGALDQICGAGGWAPRYTVGMVPIRFPNVPPADDRGWHIDANFGRPDGTWAVSGRPETMLLLILFSDIGPDDAPTRIRVGSQRDTAGALGDGVFDFIEAGGMVERASTERPIAHATGQPGDIYLVHPFTVHAAQEHLGTEPRFMAQLPVILTDPLSPEGSTPLARAVQS
- a CDS encoding NAD-dependent protein deacetylase, whose product is MSEGTSTLAGLLAGGDVVVLSGAGISTESGIPDYRGPGGTMARHTPMTYQTFTGDPVARRRYWARSYIGWRAMTRVAPNSGHHAVASLQRRGLVSGIVTQNVDGLHQAGGARSVIELHGNLREVVCLGCGHSSPREELDHRLTQANPRFGALPTAINPDGDVELPDEEIDGFQVVGCRACDGGMLKPDVVFFGETVPAERVRECFALVEGARLLLVLGSSLTVMSGRRFVLHAAKRGIPVAIVNQGPTRGDGYATLTVDAPLGTVLPELVRLIDTGAVSTGSPH
- a CDS encoding ClpX C4-type zinc finger protein, yielding MLAPSLANQAIHCSFCAKAKDDVDRVVAGPGVYICNECVELCNLVLGAASESSTSAEIPWPDTMTDEQILELLPRIASVSAQVDANLRIWVDRLRDRGVTWSRIGAALGMARQSAWERFSGEE